In Anser cygnoides isolate HZ-2024a breed goose chromosome Z, Taihu_goose_T2T_genome, whole genome shotgun sequence, a genomic segment contains:
- the CER1 gene encoding cerberus — protein sequence MPLLLLQLLVLSHLGATEPQADSQQRKSRRPFQQLFYLDKKLLESQSFRELVGENPVEETQGQPSFFVAIPQTAGESQKQGEKKMSRFILPNAELYADQDVRTWTAPREVSPVENFSPTHYSSKRDVEPPYRKDAKKFWDHFMLRKNSASEEVVLPIKTNEMHQETCRTLPFSQGIAHERCEKVMVQNNLCFGKCSSFHVPGPEDRLYTFCSQCMPTKFSMKRLDLNCTSSVPVVKEVMIVEECKCEIQKIKDPVLESRQPDLRENVHEQN from the exons ATGCCACTGCTTCTCCTTCAGCTGCTGGTGCTCTCACATCTGGGAGCCACAGAGCCACAGGCAGAttcacagcaaaggaaaagcagaaggccatttcagcagcttttctaCCTGGACAAAAAGCTGCTTGAGAGTCAAAGTTTTCGTGAGCTGGTGGGGGAAAACCCAGTTGAGGAAACCCAGGGACAACCAAGTTTTTTTGTAGCAATTCCACAGACAGCAGGAGAGAGTCAGaagcaaggagagaaaaaaatgtcgAGATTCATCCTTCCTAACGCAGAACTCTATGCAGACCAAGATGTTAGAACCTGGACAGCACCCAGAGAGGTCTCTCCCGTGGAAAACTTCTCTCCAACCCACTATTCCAGCAAGAGGGACGTTGAACCTCCCTATAGAAAAGATGCCAAGAAATTCTGGGACCACTTCATGTTAAGGAAAAATTCAGCTTCTGAAGAGGTTGTCCTGCCAATCAAGACTAATGAAATGCACCAAGAAACCTGCAGAACCCTGCCTTTTTCCCAG ggTATTGCTCATGAGAGATGTGAGAAGGTGATGGTACAGAATAATCTGTGTTTTGGAAAGTGTAGTTCCTTTCATGTTCCTGGTCCAGAAGATCGTCTTTATACCTTTTGTTCTCAGTGCATGCCCACCAAGTTTTCCATGAAGCGCTTGGATCTCAACTGCACCAGTTCTGTCCCGGTGGTCAAAGAAGTCATGATTGTGGAAGAGTGTAAATGCGAGATTCAGAAGATTAAAGATCCTGTGCTTGAATCTCGACAGCCAGATTTGCGTGAAAATGTACATGAGCAAAATTAA